In the Enterococcus saigonensis genome, one interval contains:
- the pflA gene encoding pyruvate formate-lyase-activating protein, whose translation MTVTGRIHSTESFGSVDGPGIRFIVFTQGCRMRCEFCHNPDTWKIGSGTERTADDVLEEALKYQEFWGEKGGITVSGGEPLLQIDFLIDLFKKAKAAGVHTTIDTCGQPFTREEPFFSKFNTLMTYTDLLLFDIKHIDNDAHKKLTKQANTPILEMAKYLSEIQKPVWIRHVLVPHRSDYDEYLIRLDSFIKTLENVDKVEILPYHTMGKYKWQELGLKYPLEGIEPPTETRVKNAKELLHTDEYTKYLTR comes from the coding sequence ATGACTGTGACAGGTCGTATTCATTCAACTGAAAGTTTTGGTTCCGTTGATGGACCAGGCATTCGTTTTATTGTTTTTACCCAAGGCTGTAGAATGCGGTGTGAATTTTGCCATAATCCCGATACTTGGAAAATAGGAAGTGGGACAGAGCGTACAGCAGACGATGTTTTAGAAGAAGCATTAAAGTATCAAGAATTTTGGGGTGAAAAAGGCGGGATCACTGTAAGCGGTGGGGAACCGTTGTTGCAAATTGATTTTCTTATTGATTTATTCAAAAAAGCAAAAGCTGCAGGGGTGCATACAACAATTGATACCTGTGGCCAACCGTTTACAAGAGAAGAACCTTTCTTTTCAAAATTCAATACCTTAATGACATACACCGATTTATTACTGTTTGATATTAAACATATCGACAATGATGCCCATAAAAAACTAACGAAACAAGCCAATACGCCTATTTTAGAGATGGCTAAGTATTTATCGGAAATACAAAAACCCGTATGGATTCGTCATGTTTTGGTTCCGCATCGTAGCGATTACGACGAATATCTGATACGCTTGGATAGTTTTATTAAGACCTTGGAAAATGTCGATAAGGTTGAAATTCTACCTTATCACACCATGGGCAAATACAAGTGGCAAGAATTGGGCTTAAAATATCCGCTGGAAGGAATTGAGCCCCCAACTGAGACCCGAGTCAAAAATGCAAAAGAATTGTTGCATACTGATGAATACACGAAGTACTTAACACGTTAA
- the pflB gene encoding formate C-acetyltransferase, giving the protein MEQWNGFKGKAWQNEVNVRDFIQANYTQFDGTDEFLAGPTEATTKLWDQVMELNKQERDNGGVLDMDTKVVSTITSHGPGYLNKDLETVVGFQTDKPFKRGLQPFGGIRMSEQAAEEYGFEIDPEISHIFRDYRKTHNQGVFDAYTPEMRAARRSGVITGLPDAYGRGRIIGDYRRVALYGVDFLIKEKQKDLANCGNGTMSEDIIRQREELSEQIRALAELKELGNIYGFDISQPATNAKEAFQWLYLGYLAAIKEQNGAAMSLGRTSTFLDIYVERDLQNGVLTEEEAQEIVDHFVMKLRLVKFARTPEYNALFSGDPTWVTESIGGVGEDGRHMVTKNSFRFLHTLSNLGPAPEPNLTVLWSTRLPHNFKTFCAKMSIQTSAIQYENDDVMRPHWGDDYGIACCVSAMRIGKQMQFFGARANLAKTLLYAINGGVDEKSKAQVGPKYQPITSEYLEYDEVLTKYDAMMDWITELYLNTLNIIHYMHDKYSYERIEMALQDTDILRTMATGIAGFSVAVDSLSAIKYAKVKTVRDENGIVEDYVIEGDYPKYGNNDDRVDEIAVNLLKTFMTKVKRNKTYRDAKHTTSILTITSNVVYGKKTGNTPDGRRAGQPFAPGANPMHGRDTHGALASLSSVAKIPYDYSLDGISNTFSIVPKALGRDEATQEENLATMLDGYATKGGHHLNINVFNRDTLLDAQAHPEKYPQLTIRVSGYAVNFIKLTKEQQDDVIARTMHESM; this is encoded by the coding sequence ATGGAACAATGGAACGGATTTAAAGGCAAAGCTTGGCAAAATGAAGTAAACGTACGTGATTTTATCCAAGCAAACTACACACAATTTGACGGCACTGATGAATTTCTAGCAGGTCCTACAGAAGCTACCACTAAACTTTGGGATCAAGTAATGGAATTAAACAAACAAGAACGCGACAACGGTGGCGTTTTAGACATGGACACAAAAGTGGTTTCTACAATCACTTCTCATGGCCCAGGTTATTTAAATAAAGACTTAGAAACAGTAGTTGGTTTCCAAACAGATAAACCATTCAAGCGGGGTTTACAACCTTTTGGTGGAATCCGGATGTCAGAACAAGCCGCTGAAGAATACGGTTTTGAAATTGATCCTGAAATTTCACATATCTTCCGTGACTATCGTAAAACCCATAACCAAGGTGTATTTGACGCTTATACGCCTGAAATGCGTGCTGCCCGTCGTTCTGGTGTCATCACAGGTTTACCAGATGCATACGGTCGTGGACGTATCATCGGTGACTACCGTCGTGTAGCATTATACGGGGTAGACTTCTTAATTAAAGAAAAACAAAAAGATTTAGCGAATTGTGGCAACGGTACAATGTCAGAAGACATTATCCGTCAACGAGAAGAATTAAGTGAACAAATTCGTGCTTTAGCAGAATTAAAAGAACTAGGCAACATTTACGGTTTTGATATTTCACAACCTGCGACAAACGCAAAAGAAGCTTTCCAATGGTTATACCTTGGTTACTTAGCAGCTATTAAAGAACAAAATGGTGCGGCAATGTCACTTGGCCGGACATCTACTTTCTTAGATATTTATGTGGAACGCGATTTACAAAACGGCGTTTTGACAGAAGAAGAAGCACAAGAAATTGTCGATCATTTCGTAATGAAATTGCGTCTTGTAAAATTTGCTCGAACACCTGAATACAACGCGCTATTTTCTGGTGACCCAACTTGGGTAACCGAATCAATTGGTGGTGTAGGAGAAGATGGTCGCCATATGGTAACTAAAAACAGCTTCCGTTTCTTACACACATTATCAAACTTAGGGCCTGCGCCAGAACCAAACTTGACTGTTTTATGGTCTACTCGTTTACCACACAATTTTAAAACTTTCTGTGCGAAAATGAGTATCCAAACATCAGCGATTCAATATGAAAACGATGATGTTATGCGTCCACATTGGGGCGATGACTACGGAATTGCTTGTTGTGTATCTGCTATGCGGATTGGGAAACAAATGCAATTCTTCGGTGCCCGTGCAAACTTGGCTAAAACATTGTTATACGCAATCAACGGTGGGGTAGACGAAAAATCAAAAGCCCAAGTTGGACCAAAATATCAACCGATTACATCTGAATACTTGGAATATGACGAAGTATTGACAAAATATGATGCCATGATGGATTGGATTACAGAATTGTATCTAAATACATTAAACATCATTCACTACATGCATGATAAATATTCCTACGAGCGAATTGAAATGGCCTTACAAGATACTGATATCTTACGGACAATGGCAACAGGGATCGCTGGGTTCTCAGTAGCTGTGGACTCTTTATCAGCTATTAAATATGCCAAAGTAAAAACAGTTCGTGATGAAAATGGGATCGTAGAAGATTACGTTATTGAAGGCGACTATCCAAAATATGGAAACAACGATGATCGGGTAGATGAAATCGCTGTGAACTTATTGAAGACCTTCATGACAAAAGTGAAACGTAACAAAACATACCGTGATGCAAAACATACAACTTCTATTCTTACCATTACATCAAACGTGGTTTATGGGAAGAAAACAGGGAATACACCAGACGGTCGTCGTGCTGGCCAACCATTTGCGCCAGGTGCAAACCCAATGCACGGTCGCGACACGCATGGTGCGCTAGCAAGCTTATCTTCTGTAGCGAAAATTCCTTACGACTATTCATTAGATGGTATTTCAAATACATTCTCTATTGTGCCAAAAGCATTAGGTCGTGACGAAGCAACGCAAGAAGAAAACTTGGCAACAATGTTAGACGGTTATGCAACAAAAGGTGGTCACCACTTAAATATTAACGTCTTCAATCGCGATACATTATTAGATGCACAAGCACATCCAGAAAAATACCCACAATTAACTATTCGGGTATCTGGTTATGCCGTAAACTTCATCAAGTTAACGAAAGAACAACAAGATGACGTAATTGCGCGGACAATGCACGAATCTATGTAA
- the parC gene encoding DNA topoisomerase IV subunit A, translating to MEHNHNIQELTLEEVMGDRFGRYSKYIIQERALPDIRDGLKPVQRRILYAMNKDGNTYEKAFRKSAKSVGNIMGNYHPHGDSSIYEAMVRMSQDWKLRAILIEMHGNNGSMDGDPPAAMRYTEARLSQLSGELLKDIEKETVDMVWNFDDTEKEPTVLPAKFPNLLVNGSTGISAGYATEIPTHNLAEVINGTIYLIDHPHASLDKLMEFIPGPDFPTGGILQGKAELKKAYETGKGKVILRSQTEIEKIKGNKEQIVVTEIPYEVNKATLVKKIDEIRLAKKIDGIAEVRDETDRTGLRIVVELKKDANAEGILNYLFKNTELQINYNFNMVAIDEMRPKQVGLVTILQSYVKHRRDVVIKRSRFELDKAQKRQHIVDGLMKALSILDEVIATIRGSKDKKDAKNNLIVVHGFTEAQAEAIVNLQLYRLTNTDITQLQQEAKELAAYIAELERILNDEAELLKVIKNELKEVKKQYGQSRLTQIEAEIEELKIETEVLVAQEDVIVSVTHDGYIKRSSLRSYAASKPEEIGMKDGDFVLYTGEVNTLDHLLLITNKGNVIYRPVHELPDLRWKEIGEHISQTMLNMAVDEAIIAVYSYKQLDPAKNFVVITKNGFIKQTKMTEFEPWRTYKSRPLAIVKFKDPDDVVTDIFLVDEADMLDVFLVSHRGFGLRYPLSEVPVVGPKAAGVKSINLKADDYVVNGLLVYPNGDNPVVIVTQRGAVKRMLAQELNQLGRAKRGLMVLRELKNNPHRIVYMGDGLDQTLLLTNQKGQQTEVNVNTFNISDRTSNGSFVIDEKNGGQVIDVQVIKQPIIVKN from the coding sequence GTGGAACACAATCATAATATTCAAGAATTAACACTTGAGGAAGTCATGGGCGACCGCTTTGGCCGCTATTCAAAATATATTATTCAAGAACGCGCTTTGCCAGATATAAGAGACGGTTTAAAACCGGTACAACGTCGAATCTTATATGCGATGAATAAAGATGGTAATACTTATGAAAAAGCATTTCGTAAGTCAGCAAAGTCTGTGGGGAATATTATGGGAAATTACCATCCTCACGGAGACAGCAGTATTTATGAAGCTATGGTTCGGATGAGTCAAGATTGGAAATTACGAGCTATTTTAATTGAGATGCATGGAAATAACGGAAGTATGGATGGAGATCCTCCTGCAGCAATGCGTTATACAGAAGCTCGTTTATCACAGTTGAGCGGTGAGTTGCTAAAAGATATTGAAAAAGAAACAGTGGATATGGTTTGGAATTTTGATGACACGGAAAAGGAACCGACTGTTTTACCAGCAAAATTCCCCAATCTTTTAGTAAATGGCTCAACTGGAATTTCTGCTGGTTATGCAACAGAAATTCCAACTCATAATCTAGCTGAAGTAATTAATGGTACGATTTATTTAATTGATCATCCTCATGCAAGCTTAGACAAATTAATGGAATTTATTCCAGGTCCGGATTTCCCAACTGGCGGAATTTTACAAGGAAAAGCCGAGCTAAAGAAGGCCTATGAAACTGGTAAGGGAAAAGTAATCCTCCGTTCCCAAACTGAGATTGAAAAAATCAAAGGCAATAAAGAGCAGATTGTGGTAACTGAAATTCCTTATGAAGTAAATAAAGCTACTTTAGTAAAGAAAATCGACGAAATTCGTTTGGCAAAAAAAATCGACGGGATTGCTGAAGTTCGAGATGAAACAGATAGAACTGGGCTGCGAATCGTAGTAGAGTTGAAAAAAGATGCCAATGCTGAGGGTATTTTGAATTATTTATTTAAGAATACGGAATTGCAGATTAATTACAATTTTAATATGGTAGCCATTGATGAAATGCGGCCCAAGCAGGTTGGGTTAGTCACAATTTTACAAAGTTATGTCAAACATCGGAGAGATGTTGTAATAAAACGTAGTCGCTTTGAATTGGATAAAGCACAAAAACGCCAGCATATCGTTGATGGCTTAATGAAGGCATTATCAATTTTAGATGAAGTTATTGCTACAATTCGTGGTAGTAAAGATAAAAAAGATGCCAAAAATAATTTAATTGTGGTGCATGGTTTTACTGAAGCGCAGGCAGAAGCAATTGTCAATTTACAATTGTATCGTTTAACCAATACAGATATTACGCAATTACAACAAGAAGCGAAAGAATTAGCTGCTTATATTGCTGAATTAGAAAGAATTTTGAATGATGAAGCAGAGCTTTTGAAGGTGATAAAAAATGAGTTGAAAGAAGTTAAAAAGCAATACGGACAGTCCCGGTTGACGCAAATCGAAGCTGAAATTGAAGAGTTGAAAATTGAAACAGAAGTTTTAGTTGCACAAGAAGATGTTATCGTTTCTGTTACCCATGATGGGTATATTAAACGTAGTAGTTTGCGTTCTTATGCTGCCTCTAAGCCAGAGGAGATAGGAATGAAAGATGGTGATTTTGTATTATACACAGGTGAAGTCAATACACTAGATCACCTACTCTTAATTACCAATAAAGGAAATGTCATTTATCGTCCTGTTCACGAATTACCAGATTTACGTTGGAAAGAAATCGGTGAACATATTTCACAAACTATGTTGAATATGGCCGTAGATGAAGCGATTATCGCTGTTTACTCCTATAAACAACTTGATCCTGCTAAAAACTTTGTAGTGATAACGAAAAATGGTTTCATTAAGCAAACAAAAATGACAGAATTTGAACCGTGGCGAACTTATAAGAGCCGTCCATTAGCTATTGTTAAATTTAAAGATCCTGATGATGTTGTAACAGATATCTTTTTAGTAGATGAAGCAGACATGTTAGATGTTTTTCTAGTAAGTCACCGAGGTTTTGGTTTGCGTTATCCACTAAGTGAGGTCCCTGTGGTTGGACCAAAAGCAGCCGGAGTAAAATCAATTAACTTAAAAGCTGATGACTATGTGGTTAATGGGCTATTAGTGTATCCAAATGGCGATAATCCGGTTGTTATTGTTACTCAAAGAGGAGCTGTCAAACGAATGTTGGCTCAAGAATTAAATCAATTAGGACGAGCAAAGCGAGGATTAATGGTCTTAAGAGAACTAAAAAATAATCCGCATCGAATTGTTTATATGGGAGATGGACTAGACCAGACGTTATTATTAACCAATCAAAAGGGTCAACAAACTGAAGTAAATGTTAATACTTTTAATATTTCTGATCGGACCTCAAATGGATCTTTTGTTATAGACGAAAAAAATGGGGGTCAAGTGATTGATGTACAGGTAATTAAACAGCCGATTATTGTCAAAAACTAA
- the parE gene encoding DNA topoisomerase IV subunit B: MAKKTTEYNDASIQVLEGLEAVRKRPGMYIGSTDSRGLHHLVYEIVDNSVDEALSGFGNEIDVTISQDNSITVSDNGRGMPVGMHASGIPTVEVIFTVLHAGGKFGQGGYKTSGGLHGVGASVVNALSKWLTVTIVRDGIAYEEKFKDGGKPQGTLKKIGKTKKKNGTTVTFLPDDTIFSTIKFSYETLAERLRESAFLLRGVKITLTDLRGEEPVSEVFHFEEGIKEFVAYLNEEKDTLTPVIYFNGEKDGIEVEIAMQYNDGYSENILSFVNNVRTKDGGTHEAGMKASLTKAFNEYARKVNLLKEKDRNLEGSDFREGLAAVLSIRVPENLLQFEGQTKEKLGTPSARNAVDGVLGEQLGFYLQENSEMSQMLVRKAIKAREAREAARKAREESRTGKKRKKGESLLSGKLTPAQSRNPQKNELYLVEGDSAGGSAKQGRDRKFQAILPLRGKVINTEKAKLQDILKNEEINTMIYTIGAGVGPEFAIEDCNYDKVIIMTDADTDGAHIQVLLLTFFYRYMKPLIEAGKVYIALPPLYKVSKGIGKKAVTEYAWTDEELQQVIQKVGKGYMLQRYKGLGEMNAEQLWETTMDPETRTLIRVRIDDAAQAERRVTTLMGDKVEPRRKWIESHVQFSLEEDGSILEKKADEEVSSSEIFEEEKAHAKNADGSKDNFAEISLFEE; encoded by the coding sequence TTGGCAAAAAAAACAACTGAGTATAATGACGCCTCCATTCAAGTCTTGGAAGGACTTGAGGCTGTCAGAAAACGACCAGGAATGTATATCGGCTCGACGGATAGTCGTGGATTACATCATTTAGTTTACGAAATTGTCGATAATTCTGTCGATGAGGCTTTATCTGGTTTTGGTAATGAAATAGATGTCACAATTAGTCAAGATAACAGTATTACAGTTAGTGATAACGGTCGCGGTATGCCTGTTGGGATGCATGCTTCTGGCATTCCAACTGTGGAAGTTATTTTTACTGTCCTTCACGCGGGTGGGAAATTTGGACAAGGAGGGTATAAAACTTCTGGAGGCCTTCATGGTGTAGGAGCAAGTGTGGTAAATGCTTTATCAAAATGGCTTACTGTAACGATTGTCCGTGATGGAATTGCTTATGAAGAAAAATTTAAAGACGGCGGCAAACCGCAAGGAACATTGAAAAAAATTGGAAAAACGAAAAAGAAGAACGGTACTACTGTCACTTTTTTACCGGATGATACCATTTTTTCAACAATTAAGTTTTCTTATGAAACATTAGCTGAGCGCCTGCGGGAATCTGCCTTTTTATTACGTGGCGTCAAAATTACATTGACGGACTTACGTGGTGAAGAGCCAGTATCAGAAGTTTTTCATTTTGAAGAAGGTATCAAAGAATTTGTTGCTTACCTTAACGAGGAAAAAGACACCCTAACACCAGTGATTTACTTTAATGGGGAAAAAGATGGCATTGAAGTAGAAATTGCGATGCAATATAACGATGGCTATTCAGAAAATATTTTATCTTTTGTTAATAATGTCCGCACAAAAGATGGCGGCACACATGAAGCTGGTATGAAAGCTTCCTTAACAAAAGCTTTTAATGAATATGCGCGTAAAGTAAATCTATTAAAAGAAAAAGATCGTAATCTGGAAGGAAGCGATTTTCGTGAGGGATTAGCTGCCGTACTTTCAATTCGAGTTCCAGAAAACTTATTACAGTTTGAAGGACAAACAAAAGAAAAACTAGGGACTCCAAGTGCAAGAAATGCAGTTGATGGTGTTTTAGGCGAGCAGCTTGGTTTTTATTTGCAAGAAAATAGCGAAATGAGCCAAATGTTAGTTCGTAAAGCTATTAAAGCTCGTGAGGCTCGCGAAGCAGCCCGTAAAGCTCGCGAAGAGAGTCGTACCGGTAAAAAACGTAAAAAAGGTGAATCATTACTTTCAGGGAAATTAACACCAGCTCAATCACGAAACCCTCAGAAAAATGAATTATATTTGGTCGAAGGGGATTCTGCCGGTGGTTCTGCCAAGCAAGGACGCGATCGCAAGTTCCAAGCAATCTTGCCACTGCGAGGAAAAGTAATTAATACCGAAAAAGCCAAACTACAAGATATTTTGAAAAATGAAGAAATTAACACCATGATTTACACGATTGGTGCGGGTGTGGGGCCAGAATTTGCTATTGAAGATTGTAATTACGACAAAGTGATTATTATGACAGATGCGGATACGGATGGTGCCCATATCCAAGTGTTGCTTTTAACTTTCTTTTATCGTTATATGAAACCATTAATTGAAGCTGGAAAAGTCTATATTGCGTTACCTCCTCTTTATAAAGTTTCAAAAGGTATCGGTAAAAAAGCGGTGACTGAATACGCTTGGACCGATGAAGAATTACAACAAGTTATTCAAAAAGTTGGAAAAGGTTATATGTTGCAACGTTACAAAGGGTTAGGAGAAATGAATGCCGAACAATTGTGGGAAACCACCATGGATCCTGAAACTCGTACGTTAATTCGCGTGCGAATTGACGATGCGGCCCAAGCAGAACGACGTGTTACGACATTAATGGGCGATAAAGTTGAACCAAGGCGTAAGTGGATTGAAAGTCACGTTCAATTTTCATTAGAAGAAGATGGCAGCATTTTAGAAAAAAAAGCGGATGAAGAAGTATCTAGCAGTGAAATTTTTGAGGAAGAAAAAGCACACGCAAAAAATGCCGATGGTAGCAAAGATAACTTTGCAGAAATCAGCTTATTTGAAGAATAG
- a CDS encoding CoA-binding protein, producing MFQNPSQEKIFQFLKEAKTIAVVGLSPKEDRTSFQIARLLQNHGYRIIPVNPQYAGSEILGETVYSDLVSVPEKIDIVDIFRRSEFLPEVAADFLKTDAKVYWAQLGLESEQAFEMLQAANRGNVIMNRCIKIELNKMEAY from the coding sequence ATGTTTCAAAATCCTAGCCAAGAAAAAATATTTCAATTTTTAAAAGAAGCAAAAACGATTGCGGTAGTTGGATTGAGTCCAAAGGAAGATCGTACAAGTTTTCAAATCGCACGACTATTACAAAACCATGGCTATCGGATTATTCCAGTAAATCCACAATATGCAGGAAGTGAAATTCTAGGCGAGACAGTTTATTCAGACTTAGTGAGTGTTCCAGAAAAAATTGACATCGTGGATATCTTCCGTCGCAGCGAGTTTTTACCGGAAGTAGCAGCAGACTTTTTAAAAACTGATGCTAAAGTTTACTGGGCCCAATTGGGTTTAGAAAGTGAACAAGCTTTTGAAATGTTACAGGCAGCAAATCGGGGTAATGTGATTATGAATCGTTGTATCAAAATTGAGTTAAACAAAATGGAAGCATACTAA
- the plsY gene encoding glycerol-3-phosphate 1-O-acyltransferase PlsY: MKVIILMIIAYLLGSIPSGVWIGKIFYHKDIRQFGSGNTGTTNTFRVLGKPAGTIVLLMDILKGTFATLLPAIFHITNINPLWFGVCAILGHTFPIFAGFKGGKAVATSAGMLLGYSPIFFIYSATIFVICLFITSMVSLTSMIAAVLITLSTVILPTVWPSVLPEHNWLLTIIATGLTLFIFYRHRDNIKRIKNGTESRIPFGLNRQKK; the protein is encoded by the coding sequence ATGAAAGTAATTATTTTAATGATAATCGCCTACTTATTAGGATCTATTCCTTCTGGTGTCTGGATTGGAAAAATTTTCTACCACAAAGATATCCGACAATTTGGAAGTGGCAATACTGGTACTACCAATACATTTCGTGTTTTAGGAAAACCGGCTGGAACTATTGTTTTATTAATGGATATTTTGAAAGGAACATTCGCCACATTGTTGCCAGCCATATTTCATATTACAAATATTAACCCGCTATGGTTTGGCGTTTGTGCCATTTTAGGTCATACTTTCCCGATTTTTGCCGGTTTTAAAGGTGGAAAAGCCGTGGCGACAAGTGCCGGAATGTTACTAGGCTATAGTCCTATCTTCTTTATTTACTCTGCAACAATTTTTGTTATTTGTCTTTTTATCACCAGTATGGTGAGTTTAACAAGTATGATTGCGGCAGTTTTAATTACGTTGTCTACAGTTATTTTACCAACAGTTTGGCCATCAGTTTTACCTGAGCACAACTGGCTTTTAACAATCATTGCAACTGGTCTTACACTATTTATTTTTTATCGTCACCGTGACAACATCAAACGCATAAAAAATGGCACAGAAAGTCGAATTCCATTTGGCTTAAATCGCCAAAAAAAATAA
- a CDS encoding aldose 1-epimerase family protein, with the protein MTVTIENDQLKAQISLHGAELQSLVSKANSLEYIWQADPKYWGKHAPVLFPIVGALKEDSYRYKGQTYHLPKHGFARNMDFELLEESGDTASFILSATPETKAVFPFNFELIIRYELGGDGLTVKYEVENLDEEEMFFSIGGHPAFNVPLAEGLSFEDYYLAFSPRKSRLNLPLDGNYINLEQRTLGQTNTNLALTHDMFKNDAVIFETKGLNAISICSEKSPHSVTLSYKDMPYVGIWSPYPTESPFVCIEPWCGIADTTESTGELIEKLGIQQLAGREKFSTKYAITVK; encoded by the coding sequence ATGACGGTTACAATTGAAAATGATCAGCTAAAAGCTCAGATTTCCTTACATGGAGCCGAGCTACAAAGTTTAGTTAGTAAAGCCAATAGTTTGGAATATATTTGGCAAGCAGATCCTAAGTACTGGGGAAAACATGCACCTGTTTTATTTCCTATTGTAGGTGCTTTAAAAGAAGATAGCTACCGCTATAAAGGCCAAACGTATCACTTACCTAAACATGGTTTTGCTCGCAATATGGATTTTGAACTTTTAGAAGAATCCGGTGATACTGCTAGTTTTATTTTGTCCGCAACGCCTGAAACTAAAGCAGTTTTTCCTTTTAACTTTGAACTAATTATTCGCTATGAACTAGGCGGTGATGGTTTGACGGTGAAATATGAAGTGGAAAATTTGGATGAAGAAGAAATGTTCTTTTCAATTGGAGGGCACCCAGCCTTCAATGTTCCTTTAGCAGAAGGATTGAGTTTTGAAGACTATTATTTAGCTTTTTCTCCACGTAAATCGCGGTTAAATTTGCCTCTTGATGGGAACTATATCAATTTAGAACAGCGTACACTTGGACAGACCAATACAAATTTAGCGTTAACACATGATATGTTTAAAAATGATGCGGTTATCTTTGAAACAAAAGGGTTAAATGCAATTTCTATTTGTAGTGAAAAATCCCCGCATAGTGTCACGTTAAGTTATAAAGATATGCCGTATGTTGGGATTTGGTCACCTTATCCAACGGAGTCGCCTTTTGTTTGTATTGAACCATGGTGCGGTATCGCGGATACAACGGAGTCTACCGGAGAACTTATTGAGAAATTAGGAATTCAACAACTTGCTGGTCGAGAAAAATTTAGTACAAAATATGCAATTACTGTAAAATAA
- the codY gene encoding GTP-sensing pleiotropic transcriptional regulator CodY — translation MTTLLDKTRRINQLLQQKNTFDMTLDLPYNNMALILGDILDSNAYIISSEGVLLGFNEKHDVNNDRVKNMFEEKQFPQIYTEMVDHLTKTEANIPISSDMTAFPVEQRGKYPNGLTTVVPIFGAGERLGTIILARMDAAFNEDDLVLAEYGATVVGMQFLYQKSRDIEADVRSATAVQMAISTLSYSELKAVQAIFAALEGDEGRLTASSIADEIGITRSVIVNALRKLESAGIIESRSLGMKGTYLRVLNKRFKEELDKHNH, via the coding sequence ATGACAACTTTATTAGACAAAACTCGCCGTATCAATCAATTATTACAGCAAAAGAATACTTTTGATATGACTTTGGATCTGCCTTATAACAATATGGCGTTGATTTTAGGGGATATTTTAGACAGTAACGCCTATATTATTAGTAGTGAAGGTGTCTTGTTGGGTTTCAATGAAAAACATGATGTTAATAATGATCGTGTGAAAAATATGTTTGAAGAAAAACAATTTCCGCAAATTTATACTGAAATGGTGGATCATCTGACTAAAACAGAAGCCAACATTCCAATTTCTTCTGATATGACAGCATTTCCTGTGGAACAACGAGGAAAATATCCGAATGGTTTAACGACGGTAGTCCCAATTTTTGGTGCTGGTGAACGTTTGGGCACTATTATTTTAGCTCGGATGGATGCGGCTTTTAATGAGGATGATTTAGTTTTAGCCGAATATGGTGCAACGGTAGTTGGGATGCAGTTCTTGTATCAAAAATCTCGTGACATTGAAGCAGATGTTAGAAGTGCAACTGCTGTTCAAATGGCAATTAGTACCCTTTCTTACAGTGAGTTAAAAGCAGTACAAGCTATTTTTGCTGCTTTAGAAGGAGACGAAGGGCGATTAACTGCCTCGAGTATTGCTGATGAAATTGGAATCACACGTTCAGTGATTGTAAATGCGCTACGAAAGCTAGAATCAGCTGGAATTATTGAATCCCGTTCTTTAGGGATGAAGGGCACGTATTTACGTGTTTTAAATAAACGTTTCAAAGAAGAGTTGGATAAACATAATCACTAA